A portion of the Pseudarthrobacter sp. L1SW genome contains these proteins:
- the hutH gene encoding histidine ammonia-lyase, giving the protein MTITTHEPLTVTLGSSGVTPEDVLAVARHNAKVAISAEALETVAKVRAHIDDLAASDVPAYGISTGFGALANRHIPNELRTQLQKSLIRSHAAGMGPAVEREVVRGIMFLRAKTLASGRTGVRPVVLQTMVDVLNAGITPVVREFGSLGCSGDLAPLSHCALVLMGEGEAEGPDGVRYGGRGERPVAELLAGHGIEPVTLAEKEGLALVNGTEGMLGMLLMAIADLRQLLTTADITAAMSVEALLGTDQVFLPELHAALRPHPGQAASADNMLRVLSDSPIVASHKVGDSRVQDAYSLRCAPQVAGAVRDTVDHAELVASRELAAAIDNPVVLPDGRVSSNGNFHGAPVAYVLDFLAIAVADLSSIAERRTDRMLDPARSHGLPAFLAADPGVDSGLMIAQYTQAGLVSDNKRLAVPASVDSIPSSAMQEDHVSMGWHAARKLRKAVENLRRVLAIELVTSARALDIRSGLSGGVLTPGPAGAAVISALRGVVDGPGTDRFLSPELEAADRLLASGEVRRAAESAVGILA; this is encoded by the coding sequence ATGACCATAACAACCCACGAACCGCTGACCGTCACCCTCGGCTCCAGCGGCGTCACGCCCGAGGATGTGCTCGCCGTCGCGCGCCACAACGCGAAGGTGGCCATCTCCGCGGAAGCGCTGGAAACAGTTGCGAAGGTGCGCGCGCACATCGACGACCTCGCCGCCAGTGACGTCCCGGCCTACGGCATCTCCACCGGCTTCGGCGCCTTGGCCAACCGGCACATCCCGAACGAGCTGCGCACCCAGCTCCAGAAAAGCCTGATCCGCAGCCACGCCGCCGGAATGGGTCCGGCAGTGGAACGCGAAGTGGTGCGCGGGATCATGTTCCTGCGCGCCAAGACCCTGGCGTCCGGCCGCACCGGCGTCCGCCCCGTGGTCCTGCAGACCATGGTGGACGTCCTCAACGCCGGCATCACTCCCGTGGTCCGCGAGTTCGGCTCGCTCGGCTGCTCGGGCGACCTCGCGCCGCTGTCCCACTGCGCCCTGGTGCTCATGGGCGAGGGTGAGGCGGAAGGGCCCGACGGCGTGAGGTATGGCGGGCGGGGAGAGCGGCCTGTCGCCGAGCTGCTTGCCGGACACGGCATCGAGCCCGTGACCCTCGCCGAAAAGGAAGGCCTGGCCCTGGTCAACGGCACCGAAGGCATGCTGGGCATGCTCCTCATGGCCATCGCGGACCTTCGCCAGCTGCTGACGACGGCGGACATCACCGCCGCGATGAGCGTGGAGGCTTTGCTGGGCACCGACCAGGTGTTCCTGCCGGAGCTGCACGCCGCCCTTCGTCCGCACCCGGGGCAGGCCGCAAGTGCTGACAACATGCTGCGGGTCCTGTCCGATTCCCCCATCGTCGCGTCCCACAAGGTGGGAGATTCCCGGGTCCAGGACGCCTACTCGCTCCGCTGCGCCCCCCAGGTGGCCGGTGCGGTGAGGGACACCGTTGACCACGCCGAATTGGTGGCCTCCCGGGAACTGGCCGCGGCCATAGACAACCCCGTTGTCCTGCCGGACGGCCGGGTCAGCTCCAACGGCAACTTCCACGGCGCCCCGGTGGCCTACGTCCTGGACTTCCTGGCCATCGCCGTCGCGGACCTGAGCTCCATCGCGGAGCGCCGGACGGACAGGATGTTGGATCCGGCCCGCTCGCACGGGCTTCCGGCCTTCCTTGCGGCAGATCCCGGCGTGGACTCCGGCCTGATGATCGCCCAGTACACCCAGGCCGGCCTGGTCTCGGACAACAAGCGGCTTGCTGTTCCGGCGTCCGTGGATTCCATCCCGAGCTCCGCCATGCAGGAAGACCACGTTTCGATGGGCTGGCATGCCGCCCGCAAGCTGCGGAAGGCGGTGGAGAACCTGCGCAGGGTCCTGGCCATCGAGCTGGTGACGTCGGCACGCGCCCTCGACATTCGAAGCGGGCTCTCCGGCGGGGTCTTGACGCCGGGGCCTGCGGGCGCCGCCGTCATCTCTGCCCTCCGTGGCGTGGTGGACGGACCAGGGACGGACCGCTTCCTGTCACCGGAACTGGAGGCGGCGGACCGGCTGCTGGCCTCGGGCGAGGTACGCCGGGCGGCCGAATCCGCCGTCGGAATCCTTGCCTGA
- a CDS encoding amino acid permease, whose amino-acid sequence MQPAPSPTRSASPAAQQTATSAVGSVLNRGLNVRHIRFMALGSAIGTGLFYGSASAIQKAGPAVLLAYIIGGAAVFMVMRALGEMAVRHPVSGSFGQYASRYLGPLAGFVTGWTYVFEMAIVAIADVTAFSIYMGFWFPQVERWIWILAIILFLAALNLLSVKVFGELEFWFSLVKVAAIIAMIAGGAAIIVFGFQAGGSTVAPGIGNLVEHGGFFPFGFEGLLASFAVVMFAFGGIETLGITAGEAANPKQVIPKAVNTVPVRVLLFYVLTLGVLMSLFPWDGIGSNGSPFVQIFSGLGIPAAPHILNAVVITAALSAINSDIFGAGRILFGLSRQGHAPAAFGKVSRHGVPWMTVLMMAAILLVGVVLNAVIPEDVFVLIASIATFATVWVWVMILASHVAMKREIARTGLPASEFPSPWWPGASLLTIAFMALAIAVLGAFEDTRIALYVGGTWLALLVLAYRLWVRGDGRRRAQLVDETSPLPVVTPAP is encoded by the coding sequence ATGCAACCAGCACCAAGCCCAACCCGGAGCGCAAGTCCGGCCGCACAGCAAACCGCAACATCCGCCGTCGGAAGCGTCCTCAACCGGGGCCTGAACGTGCGCCACATCCGTTTCATGGCGCTGGGCTCGGCGATCGGTACGGGCCTTTTCTACGGTTCAGCCTCGGCCATCCAAAAAGCCGGCCCTGCCGTCCTGCTGGCCTACATCATCGGCGGCGCCGCGGTGTTCATGGTGATGCGGGCCCTCGGCGAGATGGCCGTGCGGCATCCCGTCTCCGGCTCGTTCGGCCAGTACGCGAGCCGCTACCTCGGCCCGCTGGCCGGCTTTGTGACAGGCTGGACCTACGTCTTCGAAATGGCGATCGTGGCCATCGCCGACGTCACCGCATTCAGCATCTACATGGGCTTCTGGTTCCCGCAGGTTGAACGCTGGATCTGGATCCTGGCCATCATCCTTTTCCTGGCCGCGCTCAACCTGCTCAGCGTCAAGGTCTTCGGCGAGCTGGAATTCTGGTTCTCGCTGGTCAAGGTGGCGGCCATCATCGCCATGATCGCCGGCGGTGCAGCGATCATCGTTTTCGGCTTCCAGGCCGGCGGCTCCACTGTTGCACCGGGCATCGGCAACCTTGTTGAACACGGGGGATTCTTCCCGTTCGGCTTTGAGGGGCTGCTCGCATCCTTCGCCGTCGTGATGTTTGCGTTTGGCGGGATCGAGACGCTCGGCATCACGGCCGGAGAGGCCGCCAACCCCAAGCAGGTCATCCCCAAGGCCGTCAATACTGTTCCGGTGCGCGTCCTGCTGTTCTACGTCCTGACGCTGGGGGTGCTCATGAGCCTCTTCCCATGGGACGGGATCGGCAGCAACGGCAGCCCCTTCGTCCAGATCTTCAGCGGGCTGGGCATCCCGGCGGCACCGCACATCCTCAACGCTGTGGTGATCACCGCCGCGCTCTCCGCCATCAACAGCGACATCTTCGGCGCCGGACGCATCCTCTTCGGCCTGTCCCGCCAAGGCCACGCCCCCGCTGCCTTCGGCAAAGTGTCCAGGCACGGCGTCCCTTGGATGACGGTGTTGATGATGGCCGCGATCCTCCTGGTGGGCGTGGTCCTCAACGCCGTCATCCCGGAAGACGTGTTTGTCCTCATCGCCTCCATCGCCACGTTCGCCACCGTGTGGGTGTGGGTGATGATCCTCGCCTCGCATGTCGCCATGAAGCGGGAGATCGCACGGACTGGCCTGCCGGCGTCGGAATTCCCTTCGCCGTGGTGGCCCGGCGCCTCCCTTCTCACCATCGCCTTCATGGCGCTGGCGATCGCCGTCCTGGGCGCGTTCGAGGACACGCGCATCGCGCTCTATGTGGGCGGGACCTGGCTGGCGCTGCTGGTCCTGGCGTACCGGCTGTGGGTCAGGGGTGACGGACGACGGCGGGCGCAGCTTGTGGACGAAACCTCACCGTTACCGGTGGTCACCCCCGCCCCGTAA
- a CDS encoding MFS transporter — translation MSVEQRSAPSAEPAPKGAGLKKIVAASMVGTVVEWYEFFLYATAATLVFGKYFFPATGNELDGIIQAFITYAVGFVARPLGGIVFGQIGDKLGRKPTLQLTIVIIGVSTFLMGCLPGFAEIGYLAPALLVFLRFIQGFALGGEWGGAVLLVAEHSPNKSRGFWSSWPQSAVPVGNLLATLVLFVMSSTLSPEAFLGWGWRVAFWLSAVIVFVGYYIRTHVTEAPIFLKAKELVEQEQAVSYGVREVIRKYPKGILQAMGLRFAENIMYYLVVSFAIVYLKSVHKYDTSSLLLALLIAHVVHFLVIPQVGRLVDSWGRKPVYLVGAITGATWPFFAFPMFDTKNAVVIVLAVTIGLCLHAFMYAGQPAIMSELFPTRMRYAGVSLGSQVTSIVAGSLAPLLATQWLKDTGSWVPTAIYLVVACAVTTVAVLSLKETKGIALEDVDRADAEREGLAVAAATR, via the coding sequence ATGAGCGTAGAACAACGCTCTGCACCATCGGCCGAGCCTGCCCCAAAGGGCGCCGGCCTCAAGAAAATCGTCGCAGCCTCCATGGTTGGCACCGTAGTGGAATGGTACGAGTTCTTCCTCTACGCCACTGCAGCAACCCTGGTGTTCGGCAAGTACTTCTTCCCTGCCACCGGCAACGAGCTGGACGGCATCATCCAGGCGTTCATCACCTACGCCGTGGGCTTCGTCGCACGGCCGCTCGGCGGCATCGTCTTCGGCCAGATCGGGGACAAGCTGGGCCGCAAGCCCACCCTGCAGCTCACCATCGTGATCATCGGCGTGTCCACCTTCCTGATGGGCTGCCTCCCGGGCTTCGCCGAGATCGGGTACCTCGCACCGGCACTGCTGGTGTTCCTGCGCTTTATCCAGGGCTTTGCACTGGGCGGCGAATGGGGTGGCGCCGTGCTTCTTGTCGCCGAACACAGCCCCAACAAGTCCCGCGGATTCTGGTCCAGCTGGCCCCAGTCCGCCGTTCCGGTGGGCAACCTGCTGGCCACGCTGGTGCTGTTCGTCATGTCCTCCACGCTCAGCCCGGAAGCGTTCCTCGGCTGGGGCTGGCGGGTGGCCTTCTGGCTGTCCGCGGTGATCGTCTTCGTGGGCTACTACATCCGCACCCACGTTACTGAAGCGCCCATCTTCCTGAAGGCCAAGGAGCTGGTGGAGCAGGAACAGGCCGTGAGCTACGGCGTGCGCGAGGTCATCCGCAAGTACCCCAAGGGCATCCTGCAGGCCATGGGCCTCCGGTTCGCGGAAAACATCATGTACTACCTCGTGGTCAGCTTCGCGATTGTGTACCTCAAGAGCGTCCATAAGTACGACACGTCCTCGCTCCTCCTCGCCCTGCTGATTGCCCACGTCGTCCACTTCCTGGTCATTCCGCAGGTGGGACGCCTCGTGGACAGCTGGGGCCGCAAGCCTGTGTACCTGGTGGGCGCCATCACCGGTGCCACCTGGCCCTTCTTCGCGTTCCCCATGTTCGACACGAAGAACGCGGTGGTGATCGTCCTGGCCGTGACCATCGGACTCTGCCTGCACGCCTTTATGTATGCCGGGCAGCCGGCCATCATGTCGGAGCTCTTCCCCACCCGGATGCGCTACGCCGGGGTGTCGCTGGGCTCGCAAGTCACCTCGATCGTCGCCGGCTCGCTGGCGCCGCTCCTGGCCACCCAGTGGCTGAAGGACACGGGCTCGTGGGTTCCCACCGCCATCTACCTGGTGGTGGCGTGCGCCGTCACCACCGTGGCGGTGCTGAGCCTCAAGGAAACCAAGGGCATAGCCCTTGAGGACGTGGACAGGGCCGACGCCGAACGCGAAGGCCTGGCGGTAGCGGCAGCCACGCGCTGA
- a CDS encoding IclR family transcriptional regulator, with amino-acid sequence MKAAPKAASKVTSKVPAAENTLRILKLLASRRGPMAASQIASSLGLPRSSVYHLLGVMEANGFVLHLHAEQRYGLGISAFELSSAYSRQEPLSRLGRPLLASLVDALGESSHLAVLHGRDVLYIVEERAKNRPSLVTDVGVRLPSHLTASGRAILAALPKSQVRALYPNAAAFTARHEVEGAIMKYSALSSHLDQVRQRGYATEHGEVTPGFGSIAAAVTDHLGWPTAAVAVTFLEDKVPAEQWPVLAGRVQKVADELSVRLHGRPAK; translated from the coding sequence ATGAAGGCGGCGCCGAAAGCGGCCTCAAAGGTGACGTCCAAGGTCCCCGCCGCAGAGAACACGCTGCGCATCCTCAAACTGCTGGCATCGCGTCGGGGTCCCATGGCGGCGTCGCAAATTGCTTCCTCCCTGGGCCTGCCCCGCTCCAGCGTCTATCACCTGCTGGGCGTGATGGAGGCCAACGGCTTTGTGCTCCACCTGCACGCGGAGCAGCGGTACGGGTTGGGCATCAGCGCGTTCGAGCTCAGTTCCGCCTACTCCAGGCAGGAGCCCCTGTCGCGGCTGGGCCGCCCATTGCTTGCCTCCCTGGTGGATGCGCTCGGCGAGAGTTCCCACCTGGCGGTGCTCCACGGGCGGGACGTGCTGTACATCGTGGAGGAACGGGCCAAAAACCGCCCCTCCCTGGTGACCGACGTCGGCGTCCGGCTTCCCAGCCACCTCACCGCGAGCGGCCGTGCCATCCTTGCAGCGCTGCCCAAGTCCCAGGTGCGTGCGCTGTACCCGAATGCCGCGGCCTTTACTGCCCGGCATGAGGTGGAAGGCGCCATCATGAAGTACTCGGCACTGTCCTCCCACCTGGACCAGGTCAGGCAGCGCGGCTACGCCACCGAACACGGCGAGGTCACGCCCGGCTTCGGCTCCATCGCCGCCGCAGTCACGGACCACTTGGGATGGCCGACGGCGGCAGTCGCCGTGACGTTCCTCGAGGACAAAGTGCCGGCCGAGCAGTGGCCCGTCCTGGCTGGGCGCGTCCAGAAGGTCGCCGACGAACTCTCGGTGCGGCTCCACGGCCGCCCCGCAAAGTAG
- a CDS encoding 3-hydroxybutyrate dehydrogenase, with amino-acid sequence MENTLNGRKALVTGGAGGIGAASVRALAARGAKVVIADVDEAAAEALADEVGGTSWAVDLLDVDALSALSLDCDILVNNAGIQRISPIEEFEPADFRRLITLMLEAPFLLIRAALPHMYANNFGRIINLSSVHGIRASPFKSAYVSAKHGLEGLSKVTALEGGAYGVTSNCINPGYVRTPLVESQIADQAKVHGIPEAEVLAKIMLTESAIKRLVEPEEVASLVAWLASDHAGMVTGASYTMDGGWSAR; translated from the coding sequence ATGGAAAACACGCTGAACGGCCGCAAGGCACTGGTGACCGGCGGAGCCGGCGGGATCGGCGCTGCCAGTGTGCGCGCCCTCGCCGCACGGGGCGCCAAGGTGGTGATCGCGGACGTTGACGAGGCGGCTGCGGAAGCGCTTGCCGACGAGGTGGGCGGCACCTCCTGGGCGGTGGACCTGCTGGACGTGGATGCCCTTTCGGCACTCAGCCTGGACTGCGACATCCTTGTCAACAACGCAGGAATCCAGCGCATCAGCCCCATCGAGGAGTTTGAACCGGCCGATTTCCGCCGGCTCATCACCCTCATGCTAGAGGCACCGTTCCTGCTGATCCGGGCCGCGCTGCCGCACATGTATGCCAACAACTTCGGCCGGATCATCAACCTTTCTTCGGTCCACGGCATCCGTGCGTCCCCGTTCAAGAGCGCGTACGTTTCCGCCAAGCACGGCCTGGAAGGGCTCAGCAAGGTGACGGCGCTGGAGGGCGGGGCGTACGGTGTTACCTCCAACTGCATCAACCCAGGCTACGTCCGCACGCCGCTGGTGGAATCGCAGATAGCGGACCAGGCCAAGGTCCACGGCATCCCCGAAGCCGAGGTGTTGGCGAAGATCATGCTGACCGAGTCCGCCATCAAGCGGCTCGTGGAGCCGGAGGAAGTGGCTTCCCTGGTGGCCTGGCTGGCGTCCGACCACGCCGGCATGGTGACCGGCGCCAGTTACACCATGGACGGCGGCTGGTCGGCCCGCTAG
- a CDS encoding SDR family oxidoreductase codes for MSIVITGATGKLGRHAIEALLERNVPAEDIVAAGRSVEKLADFAERGVRVKAMDYSDAQSVAAALKGAGKVLLISGSEVGQRVEQHRTVIEAAKAEGVELLAYTSIANADTTGMLLAAEHQATEAILRESGVPFVLLRNGWYLENYTDQLPGTLAQGGLAGSAGEGKVSAASRADYAHAAAAVLVAEGQAGRVYELGGDNAFSMADLAAEITAATGKAITYQDLPAPEYAGLLAGFGVPEAFAEILADSDLGIARGDLLVSTGDLRRLIGRPATSLSEAVRAAAAAA; via the coding sequence ATGAGCATCGTCATCACCGGAGCAACAGGCAAGCTGGGCCGCCACGCCATCGAAGCGCTGCTGGAGCGCAACGTTCCCGCGGAGGACATCGTGGCCGCGGGGCGTTCCGTGGAAAAGCTGGCCGACTTCGCCGAACGGGGCGTGCGGGTCAAAGCGATGGACTACTCGGATGCCCAGTCAGTGGCGGCCGCCCTGAAAGGAGCCGGGAAGGTGCTCCTCATTTCCGGCAGCGAGGTGGGGCAGAGGGTGGAGCAGCACCGCACAGTAATCGAGGCGGCAAAGGCAGAAGGCGTTGAGCTGCTGGCCTACACGAGCATTGCCAATGCCGACACCACGGGCATGCTGCTGGCGGCTGAGCACCAGGCAACGGAGGCCATCCTGCGGGAATCCGGTGTTCCCTTTGTCCTCCTGCGCAACGGCTGGTACCTGGAGAACTACACGGACCAGTTGCCCGGCACGCTGGCCCAGGGCGGACTGGCCGGCAGCGCCGGGGAAGGCAAGGTGAGCGCGGCGTCCCGCGCCGACTACGCCCATGCCGCTGCCGCTGTGCTCGTGGCTGAAGGCCAGGCGGGCAGGGTCTACGAACTGGGCGGCGACAATGCCTTCAGCATGGCGGACCTGGCAGCCGAAATCACCGCTGCCACCGGCAAGGCCATCACCTACCAGGACCTCCCCGCACCGGAATATGCCGGACTGCTGGCCGGATTTGGAGTTCCGGAAGCATTCGCGGAAATCCTCGCCGATTCAGACCTCGGCATTGCCCGCGGCGACCTCCTGGTGAGCACCGGGGACCTCCGCCGGCTGATCGGCCGCCCGGCTACGTCGCTGTCCGAGGCGGTGCGCGCTGCCGCTGCGGCTGCCTGA
- a CDS encoding universal stress protein: protein MTIVVGYVPTPEGEAALTQAIAEARKSNTTLLVINSSKGDALVDNRYAQEPEIQSIEDRLAIQGIQHVIKQPVRGHDAAAEVLDAAEEHNAELIVIGLRRRTPVGKLIMGSVSQRILLEADCPVLAVKAG from the coding sequence ATGACGATCGTGGTGGGATACGTCCCGACCCCCGAGGGTGAAGCCGCCCTGACCCAGGCCATTGCCGAAGCCCGGAAGAGCAACACCACGCTGCTGGTCATCAACTCTTCCAAGGGCGACGCGCTGGTGGACAACCGGTATGCCCAAGAGCCGGAGATCCAGAGCATCGAGGACCGCCTGGCCATCCAGGGCATCCAGCACGTGATCAAGCAGCCGGTCCGCGGCCACGACGCCGCCGCCGAAGTCCTGGACGCCGCGGAAGAACACAACGCCGAATTGATCGTGATCGGACTGCGCCGGCGGACGCCCGTGGGCAAGCTCATCATGGGCAGCGTGTCGCAGCGGATCCTGCTGGAGGCCGACTGCCCTGTCCTGGCGGTCAAGGCCGGCTGA
- a CDS encoding helix-turn-helix domain-containing protein, producing the protein MKVSTGSAGQSAPLPVALADGVFPAGCPSRTVLDHITSKWGVLILLALSEGEQRWSDLRRRAEGISEKMLAQTLKTLERDGLVRRDAQPVIPPRVDYSLTDRGYELSTLLVPLVAWAFENADDIVKGQR; encoded by the coding sequence ATGAAAGTAAGTACCGGCAGTGCCGGGCAGAGCGCTCCCCTTCCGGTGGCCCTTGCCGACGGCGTTTTCCCGGCGGGGTGCCCCAGCAGGACAGTGCTGGACCACATCACCAGCAAGTGGGGCGTCCTGATCCTGCTCGCCCTGTCCGAGGGTGAGCAGCGGTGGAGCGATCTGCGGCGCCGCGCGGAGGGCATCAGCGAGAAGATGCTGGCCCAGACCCTCAAGACGCTGGAGCGGGACGGCCTGGTGCGCCGGGACGCGCAGCCCGTCATTCCGCCGCGGGTGGACTACAGCCTCACCGATCGCGGCTATGAGCTCAGTACCCTGCTGGTCCCGCTGGTGGCCTGGGCATTCGAGAACGCAGACGACATCGTGAAAGGCCAGCGCTGA
- the hutU gene encoding urocanate hydratase: MAPADFTTGARPVKAARGTELTAKSWQTEAPLRMLMNNLDPEVAERPDDLVVYGGTGRAVRSWAAFDAITRTLKTMEKDETLLVQSGKPVGVFRTNEWAPRVLLANSNLVGDWATWPEFRRLEAEGLMMYGQMTAGSWIYIGTQGILQGTFETFAAIARKLTGDENGTLAGTLTLTGGCGGMGGAQPLAVTLNEGACLIVDVDETRLRRRAGKRYLDEVETDLDAAIAKVLKAKEERRGWSVGYVGNAAEVFPEILRRHRAGELTVDIVTDQTSAHDPLSYLPEGISVAEWHREAAADPEGFTKKAQASMAKHVQAMVEFQDAGAEVFDYGNSIRDEARKGGYARAFEFPGFVPAYIRPLFCEGLGPFRWVALSGDPEDIRVTDEAIKELFPENKHLHRWIDAAQERVEFEGLPARICWLGYGERAKAGLLFNQLVKEGKVKAPIVIGRDHLDSGSVASPYRETEAMADGSDAIADWPLLNALLNTASGATWVSLHHGGGVGIGRSIHAGQVSVADGTDLAAQKLERLLTNDPGMGVIRHADAGYERALDVAKERGVRIPMQESSETN; the protein is encoded by the coding sequence ATGGCACCCGCCGATTTCACCACCGGTGCCCGCCCGGTCAAAGCAGCCCGCGGCACTGAGCTCACCGCCAAGTCCTGGCAGACCGAGGCGCCGTTGCGGATGCTGATGAACAACCTGGACCCGGAAGTGGCAGAACGCCCCGATGACCTGGTGGTCTACGGTGGCACCGGCCGCGCCGTCCGTAGTTGGGCTGCGTTCGATGCGATCACCCGCACGCTGAAAACCATGGAGAAGGACGAGACCCTCCTGGTCCAGTCCGGCAAGCCGGTCGGTGTGTTCCGCACCAACGAATGGGCACCGCGCGTGCTGCTGGCGAACTCCAACCTCGTCGGCGACTGGGCCACCTGGCCCGAGTTCCGCCGGCTCGAGGCCGAAGGCCTGATGATGTACGGCCAGATGACCGCCGGGTCCTGGATTTACATCGGCACCCAGGGCATCCTGCAGGGCACGTTCGAAACCTTCGCCGCAATCGCCCGCAAGCTGACCGGAGACGAGAACGGCACCCTCGCCGGCACGCTGACCCTGACGGGAGGCTGCGGCGGCATGGGCGGCGCCCAGCCGCTGGCCGTGACCCTGAACGAGGGCGCCTGCCTGATTGTCGACGTCGACGAGACCCGCCTGCGCCGCCGCGCCGGCAAGCGCTACCTCGACGAAGTGGAAACAGACCTCGACGCCGCCATCGCCAAGGTGCTCAAGGCCAAGGAGGAGCGCCGCGGCTGGTCCGTGGGCTACGTGGGCAACGCTGCCGAGGTCTTCCCCGAGATCCTCCGCCGCCACCGGGCAGGCGAGCTCACCGTGGACATCGTCACCGACCAGACCTCCGCGCACGATCCGCTGTCCTACCTGCCTGAGGGAATCTCCGTGGCCGAGTGGCACCGGGAAGCCGCAGCCGACCCCGAAGGATTCACCAAGAAGGCCCAGGCATCGATGGCCAAGCACGTCCAGGCCATGGTGGAATTCCAGGACGCCGGCGCCGAGGTCTTTGACTACGGCAACTCCATCCGCGACGAAGCCCGCAAGGGCGGTTATGCCCGTGCGTTCGAGTTCCCCGGCTTCGTCCCGGCCTACATCCGGCCCCTGTTCTGCGAGGGCCTGGGCCCGTTCCGCTGGGTGGCCCTGTCCGGGGACCCGGAGGACATCCGCGTCACCGACGAAGCGATCAAGGAACTGTTCCCGGAGAACAAGCACCTGCACCGCTGGATCGACGCCGCTCAGGAACGCGTGGAGTTTGAAGGCCTCCCGGCGCGGATCTGCTGGCTCGGCTACGGCGAACGTGCCAAGGCCGGGCTGCTGTTCAACCAGCTCGTGAAGGAAGGCAAGGTCAAGGCCCCCATCGTCATCGGCCGCGACCACCTGGACTCCGGCTCCGTCGCCTCCCCGTACCGCGAAACAGAAGCCATGGCCGACGGCTCGGACGCCATCGCCGACTGGCCCCTGCTGAACGCCCTGCTCAACACCGCCTCCGGCGCCACCTGGGTGTCCCTGCACCACGGCGGCGGCGTGGGCATCGGCCGCTCCATCCACGCCGGCCAGGTCTCCGTCGCGGACGGCACCGACCTCGCCGCGCAGAAGCTCGAGCGCCTCCTCACCAACGACCCCGGCATGGGCGTTATCCGCCACGCCGACGCCGGCTACGAGCGCGCGCTCGACGTCGCCAAGGAACGCGGCGTCCGCATCCCGATGCAAGAGTCTTCCGAGACCAACTAG
- a CDS encoding LysR family transcriptional regulator, with protein MDTNPDDLLVLLAVSRSAKFTTAAQSLGLNHTTVSRRIAALEKSLGGRVLARAAGGWELTDLGAQAVRVAEQVEAAVGTLGPAGKAPDPITGVVRMTATDGFSAYIAAPAVARLRRNHPGLSVEVVTMTRRALQQRSGLDIEVVVGEPQVHRAEAVRLGDYMLGMYASRAYLAEHGTPASVAELNGHPLVYFVDSMLQVDDLDAPRRLVPGMRDGLTSTNVFVHVEATRAGAGIGFLPCFMGDLHEDLVRLLPTEIAELLPYWMVLRPDSLRRPAVAAVVHALREQVAAHREKLLGRGKTSSTVS; from the coding sequence ATGGATACGAACCCGGATGACCTGCTGGTCCTGCTGGCCGTCTCGCGGTCAGCAAAATTCACGACGGCGGCGCAGTCCTTGGGACTGAACCACACCACCGTTTCGCGCCGGATAGCCGCCCTGGAGAAGTCGCTGGGCGGCCGGGTGCTGGCCCGGGCAGCGGGAGGCTGGGAGCTGACCGACCTCGGCGCCCAGGCGGTGCGCGTGGCCGAACAGGTGGAGGCGGCGGTGGGCACGCTGGGACCTGCCGGCAAGGCACCGGACCCCATTACCGGCGTCGTCCGCATGACCGCGACGGACGGGTTCAGCGCCTACATTGCCGCTCCCGCCGTGGCGAGGCTGCGGCGGAACCACCCGGGGCTGAGCGTGGAAGTGGTGACCATGACCCGGCGGGCGCTGCAACAGCGCTCGGGCCTGGACATTGAAGTGGTGGTGGGTGAACCGCAGGTGCACCGGGCCGAAGCGGTGAGGCTGGGCGACTACATGCTGGGGATGTACGCCTCGCGGGCGTACCTCGCGGAGCACGGGACCCCCGCCAGCGTGGCTGAACTCAACGGGCACCCGCTGGTCTATTTCGTGGACTCGATGCTGCAGGTGGACGACCTCGACGCGCCGCGCAGGCTGGTGCCGGGGATGCGGGACGGGCTGACCTCCACCAACGTCTTTGTCCACGTGGAAGCAACGCGCGCCGGAGCGGGGATTGGTTTCCTGCCCTGCTTCATGGGCGACCTCCATGAGGACCTGGTCCGCCTCCTGCCCACCGAAATCGCCGAACTGCTGCCCTACTGGATGGTGCTGAGGCCGGACTCGCTGCGCCGGCCTGCCGTGGCGGCAGTTGTCCATGCGCTCCGGGAACAGGTGGCCGCGCACCGGGAAAAGCTCCTGGGGAGGGGAAAGACCTCATCCACTGTTTCGTAG